A window of the Mus pahari chromosome 1, PAHARI_EIJ_v1.1, whole genome shotgun sequence genome harbors these coding sequences:
- the Flt3lg gene encoding fms-related tyrosine kinase 3 ligand isoform X2 has product MTFHHHWGSCRKPGGAGDGNAPTSRAAGRGGGVQGRVGKGLQGMSPRPALLSLPRTCHRHEGSPVEMTVLAPAWSPNSSLLLLLLLLSPCLRGTPDCYFSHSPISSNFHMKIRELTDYLLKDYPVTVAINLQDEQHCKALWSLFLAQRWIEQLKTVAGSQMQRLLEEVNTEIHFVTSCTFQPLPECLRFVQTNISHLLQDTCTQLFALKPCIGKACQNFSRCLEVQCQPDSSTLLPPRSPVALEATELPEPQSRRLLLLLLLPLLMLVLLAAAWGLRWQRARRRVELRPGVPLPSHP; this is encoded by the exons ATGACTTTTCACCATCATTGGGGCTCGTGCAGGAAGCCTGGGGGAGCAGGAGACGGAAACGCACCCACATCAAGGGCGGCAGGGCGGGGCGGCGGGGTACAGGGGCGGGTGGGGAAGGGGCTGCAGGGTATGAGCCCGAGACCTGCCCTCCTGTCACTTCCAAGAACCTGCCACAGGCATGAGGGGTCCCCGGTCGAGATGACAGTGCTGGCGCCAGCCTGGAGCCCAAAT TCCtccctgttgctgctgttgctgctgctgagtCCTTGTCTGCGGGGGACACCTGACTGTTACTTCAGCCACAGTCCCATCTCCTCCAACTTCCACATGAAGATTAGAGAGTTG ACTGACTACCTGCTTAAAGATTACCCAGTCACTGTGGCCATCAATCTTCAGGAC GAGCAGCACTGCAAGGCCTTGTGGAGCCTCTTCCTGGCCCAGCGCTGGATAGAGCAACTGAAGACTGTGGCAGGGTCTCAAATGCAGAGGCTTCTGGAGGAAGTCAATACCGAGATACATTTTGTCACCTCGTGTACCTTCCAG cccCTACCAGAATGTCTTCGATTCGTCCAGACCAACATCTCCCACCTCCTGCAGGACACCTGCACACAGCTGTTTGCTCTGAAGCCCTGTATCGGGAAGGCCTGCCAGAATTTCTCTCGGTGCCTGGAGGTGCAGTGCCAGCCGG ACTCCTCCACCCTGCTGCCCCCAAGGAGTCCTGTAGCCCTAGAAgccacagagctcccagagccTCAGTCCAGGCGGCtgttgctcctgctgctgctgccgcttcTCATGCTGGTGCTGCTGGCAGCTGCCTGGGGCCTTCGCTGGCAAAGGGCAAGAAGGAGGGTGGAGCTCCGCCCTGGG gtgcccctcccctcccatccctag
- the Flt3lg gene encoding fms-related tyrosine kinase 3 ligand isoform X1: MTVLAPAWSPNSSLLLLLLLLSPCLRGTPDCYFSHSPISSNFHMKIRELTDYLLKDYPVTVAINLQDEQHCKALWSLFLAQRWIEQLKTVAGSQMQRLLEEVNTEIHFVTSCTFQPLPECLRFVQTNISHLLQDTCTQLFALKPCIGKACQNFSRCLEVQCQPDSSTLLPPRSPVALEATELPEPQSRRLLLLLLLPLLMLVLLAAAWGLRWQRARRRVELRPGVPLPSHP, encoded by the exons ATGACAGTGCTGGCGCCAGCCTGGAGCCCAAAT TCCtccctgttgctgctgttgctgctgctgagtCCTTGTCTGCGGGGGACACCTGACTGTTACTTCAGCCACAGTCCCATCTCCTCCAACTTCCACATGAAGATTAGAGAGTTG ACTGACTACCTGCTTAAAGATTACCCAGTCACTGTGGCCATCAATCTTCAGGAC GAGCAGCACTGCAAGGCCTTGTGGAGCCTCTTCCTGGCCCAGCGCTGGATAGAGCAACTGAAGACTGTGGCAGGGTCTCAAATGCAGAGGCTTCTGGAGGAAGTCAATACCGAGATACATTTTGTCACCTCGTGTACCTTCCAG cccCTACCAGAATGTCTTCGATTCGTCCAGACCAACATCTCCCACCTCCTGCAGGACACCTGCACACAGCTGTTTGCTCTGAAGCCCTGTATCGGGAAGGCCTGCCAGAATTTCTCTCGGTGCCTGGAGGTGCAGTGCCAGCCGG ACTCCTCCACCCTGCTGCCCCCAAGGAGTCCTGTAGCCCTAGAAgccacagagctcccagagccTCAGTCCAGGCGGCtgttgctcctgctgctgctgccgcttcTCATGCTGGTGCTGCTGGCAGCTGCCTGGGGCCTTCGCTGGCAAAGGGCAAGAAGGAGGGTGGAGCTCCGCCCTGGG gtgcccctcccctcccatccctag
- the Rpl13a gene encoding 60S ribosomal protein L13a yields the protein MAEGQVLILDGRGHLLGRLAAIVAKQVLLGRKVVVVRCEGINISGNFYRNKLKYLAFLRKRMNTNPSRGPYHFRAPSRIFWRTVRGMLPHKTKRGQAALERLKVLDGIPPPYDKKKRMVVPAALKVVRLKPTRKFAYLGRLAHEVGWKYQAVTATLEEKRKEKAKMHYRKKKQILRLRKQAEKNVEKKICKFTEVLKTNGLLV from the exons ATGGCGGAGGGGCAG GTTCTGATATTGGATGGCCGAGGCCATCTTCTGGGCCGCCTGGCGGCCATTGTGGCCAAGCAAGTGCTTCTGG GCCGGAAGGTGGTGGTCGTACGCTGTGAAGGCATCAACATTTCTGGAAACTTCTACAGAAACAAGT TAAAATATCTGGCCTTTCTCCGGAAGCGGATGAATACCAACCCTTCCCGAGGCCCCTACCACTTCCGAGCCCCCAGCCGCATTTTCTGGCGCACTGTGCGAG GCATGCTGCCCCACAAGACCAAGAGAGGCCAGGCTGCCTTGGAACGCCTCAAGGTGTTGGATGGGATCCCTCCACCCTATGACAAG AAAAAGCGCATGGTGGTCCCTGCTGCCCTCAAGGTTGTGCGGCTGAAGCCTACCAGGAAG TTTGCTTACCTGGGGCGGCTGGCTCATGAGGTCGGGTGGAAGTACCAGGCAGTGACAGCCACTCTGGAGGAGAAACGGAAGGAGAAGGCCAAGATGCACTATCGGAAGAAGAAGCAGATCTTG AGGCTACGGAAGCAGGCAGAAAAGAATGTGGAGAAGAAAATCTGCAAGTTCACAGAGGTCCTCAAGACCAATGGACTCCTGGTGTGA
- the Rps11 gene encoding 40S ribosomal protein S11: protein MADIQTERAYQKQPTIFQNKKRVLLGETGKEKLPRYYKNIGLGFKTPKEAIEGTYIDKKCPFTGNVSIRGRILSGVVTKMKMQRTIVIRRDYLHYIRKYNRFEKRHKNMSVHLSPCFRDVQIGDIVTVGECRPLSKTVRFNVLKVTKAAGTKKQFQKF, encoded by the exons ATGGCGGACATTCAG ACAGAGCGTGCTTACCAGAAGCAGCCTACGATCTTCCAAAACAAGAAGCGGGTTCTGCTGGGAGAAACCGGCAAGGAAAAGCTCCCCCGGTACTACAAAAACATCGGTCTAGGCTTCAAGACGCCCAAAGAG GCCATCGAGGGCACCTACATAGACAAGAAATGCCCCTTCACTGGTAACGTCTCCATCCGAGGTCGGATCCTGTCTG GTGTTGTGACGAAGATGAAGATGCAGAGAACCATTGTGATCCGCCGGGACTATCTCCATTACATTCGGAAGTACAATCGCTTTGAGAAGCGCCACAAGAACATGTCTGTGCATCTGTCCCCCTGCTTCAG GGATGTACAGATCGGAGACATTGTCACTGTTGGAGAGTGCAGGCCCCTGAGCAAGACTGTTCGATTCAATGTGCTCAAGGTCACCAAGGCTGCTGGCACCAAGAAGCAGTTTCAGAAGTTCTAA